GCTATATCTTGGTTCAAATTCTTGTTAAAACTTCTTCATAATAATTCATTTGATCCAAGTAACTACTTAACGGCAGTTTCAATTTTGGCACTAGTAAAGTTCTCAATGATGATGTTTAAGAACTTGTTTTTCTCtagtttattaaatctttttttaagaTAAGTCTATTAAATCTAAGTAAATTacttggatttaaaattttggacaaattttttCTCCATgataatcacaattatatattCTAGCCAGGATAAATGAGAATTTTTATATTggattaatatttctttttaaaaaaaaagagtaacaaAAAATAGGTTCAGTTAACAGGTGCCcttaaaacatttattaatggaccattataagaaattttttatatcacttttaggagaaatataaataattatcaaaaaattaattacttttttattttctcaaaaaatgtttctatatatatatatttactcaATGCTATTAGGaaatctattaattttcttataaaaatattagCCTTAGCTGCACTTTATATACAAATTTACATCAATTTGACCCACCTTTATTGGACAAAATTACCTCTGCTTCCTTCGTTTTCATGTGCGAAGAAATCAAATCAATAAACTTTAATTTATACGTTGAAGCTTTGAACCTGTGGCCCTTTTCTGACACTAAAAACATGCCACAATGATTATCAATTCAATCAGTGGCCCAAAGTCACCTACTATGCCACGCTTGTTTGTTTCCCATAATGGAAGTGGTATTTGAACCAAATGACCACTTCCACCGCGAAGAAACTttgcaaacaaaacaatgatGATGGTTATATGATATAAGAAGTCCACACTTTTTACAAACGACGTTACTTCCTGATTAATGCAATGCCATATGTCTAAAGAACAAGTTAAGATATATTTCATACCGTGATATTTTAATATTCGAAATTTTTGTGTCTTCTAAACCTTATTTCAAATTGTTCACAAATATTAATGATAACATATGTGTACACTTTCAggttagggatggcaatggggcgagGCGGGGCCAAAAGATGGGGTCTTTGTCCCTGCCCCGCATGGTTTTGTCTTGCCTCATTTTCGCCCCGCTCTTCATGATGGGGAAAACTTTCTCACCTCATCCCCGTCCCTTAAGGCCTCGCGAAACCCCATCATCctgtaaaactctactttttgttaatttgctctacaactagtacaattttttaatgaaacctatttcattgataaaaatatacttgaaattacaactaaatttatcccatcaaatcaaatcaatttttagaaaaaattgaataatatatccaagtgtttaacaagacaatcataataaaaaaaaaaaaaaaaaactcatagtataacacaaaaaaataaagccaGAGAACCACAttaggtaaaataaaataagctaatatagatatgtttgtttaaatattagggttttaagtataaaaaatttataattataacttTTAGCAACGCGAGGTGGGGTAGGGgcggggagggggggggggactgGGTGgatctaaaaagtctaaacccatccccgccccaccaCCTTTGCAGGGCGGAAAAAACTCGGGTAGGGCGAAGCGGGGAAGGGTGGGTTAAGCAGGGTGGagaaaattgtcatccctaattCAGGTAAACCCCTAACATAtgtatctttctttatttaaaaaaaaaaatgcattaaacTACATgttcttcaaaagaaaaaaaaaaaaaagaagcattaCATGTGTATTTTTCTGTATAAAGAATGCAACTAGGAACTAAATATTTTGTGGAGACTTAAATATTGCCTACTAGGGATAAGACCCATCATTTTTTAGGTGGTATTTTGTATAATGGGAGATATATAAGATCTTTCTCACATAAAATTAGGGGTGGCAAGATTAGACACGACCCTTAAACCTAACCTGACACGACACGACACTACatgacacgaaattagcaggttatggatTGAGACTTAATGGGTTAGTGATATATTCAGGTCGACATGACTAAttcgtttaataaacgggttgaGTTAGTGTCCAATTTATGAGATCATTTTAACCTATTTGACctgtttaattaattaacattttaccaatatacccttcaaaccttaggtatataaacttattagtttttatggtttattttctttgacattttatgattgattatttgtgatattgagatatgttttagttttgaattattatttgtgatgcagttattcgttagttctgaattttttattaaattgttttttttttcataattcatatcaatttggttaatactattttttttatataaaatttgataaacaggtcgacatgactgacccatttaataaatgggtAGTCTTAATGTTGAGGAATCCTGatctatttaataaacatgttagGTGAGTGTTGACCCACATAGTTGGATACTAATGAGTCGACGCAACACAAACCCAACACACGAACACGAATTGTCATCCCTACATAAAATAGGTCTCATATAGTCATATAGTCATATTTATGGGTCTACCTCTTTGTGAGAGATATGTACTAGGTGTATGTTTGGGTACACCTTATATCCGATAGTTTATTTGCATAGTATGAGACAACAAGCTAAAAGCTAAGATATTTTtgaaaagctaaaagttagatATTTGAAGTAGACTTAAAACAAAAAGCTGTAACCAAATGGATATGCACTGGTTACATGATATAAAGATTCCAAAATGTAAGACCCTTCTCATGTAAGAGAGACCCATCTTATGTGAGAAAGATATTATATATTCCCCAATACAAaaatgactaattaattaatcaattaaaaatttaaaaaataccaaGTTTACAACCAACTTTTTTTGGGAGCAAAAAGGAAATATTTAGTACTaggttttttttccttcatacatttttctttaaataaaaaaaaagttttgatccTATGACCAATGCATAGGGATGACCATGAGGTGAGTTTGGGTTAGGTTTCCTTGAATTCGAAAACCAAAACCCGAAACCTTGATCCTTGCCTCACCGCAATCTTTGTCTCGAGTTTTTGCCCAATGCGAGTACTCCAACTTGCCCCAAACCCAATTTTAACAAACACTCCCTCCGACTTAATCACATCTTGTTAAATGTTCAATGATAGAAAAGAATGCagtgaccaaaataaaaaatactcaaaatcaCAAATCCATTCAAAAAGGAGCAAATGCTAattacaaattcaaattttagtgGCATTATCATGGCTTGCATGACTCCttgtttttaaatgaaaatacaccaaaatagaaaaataggaaaaatcaatatttacaaaaaatttggagCAACCAATGGGCAATGAGCTATGAATAAGCATGCATTTGGATTGCATTTTGAAGAAAAGATTTTTGCGTTTTGCTGGAAAATTGGTGGGTCCCATGTTACTGTTTatatactttttggtactattcatcactttttggtactatttatgggccccactgtactatttcaactaatttttacctttatttacagtactttcagcagtAAGTTTTCcgtttcagtaaaataaacggtatccaaacatACCATAAGTGATCCTCGGGTTCCCATATCCCGTGTTTCAATCATGCATTAACAGTCCTTCATCTCTCCAAATTTGGCACTCATAAGCCACAAATTCCCGTAATGTTGCAATGAgattttgagaatcaattacAAAAACACCAATCCTATTTAGGAATCTCCctcattcattctttttttttttttttgggtgctcgTGTACTAAAGGGTTTTGGCCGTCCCTAAGATTAATCCTAGTAATGATTAGCAACAAATCTGGGCCCATACCCTACATGTAGGGATAAGGGAGATTCTTAgttgagattgaaaattttgtaattaattatcaaTGTCTCATTATGGCATTGTGGAAAATTGTGACTTGAGTACCAAATTTGGAAAGAGAGACTATTAACGCAAGATTGAAGCACAGGATAGGGGAGGTTGAAGAGCACTCATTCGTAGGttattatttagaaaaattattgtgtactatcatagtaccataaatgtgtacttcttcctctcacatgaatggtgggtctcactaattaaattcatggtggaacccatcattcatgtgagaggagagagtatgcatttataatactctgggagtacctaataatttttctattaccCATTAGGATCTCCTTTTTATCCAAACTTTTGTGATTGTTAATTtgtcctttttcctttttggtttattttcatttgaaaattttacaaggAATCATACAACTAATGACActgaattaaaaattttcaatttgtaattaatatttactCCTTTATAGATGAACTTACCATTTTCAGGTATTTTGATTTTGGTCGCCAAACACTTTTCCATTAGGGAACATTTTACAAGATGGGCTTATGTTGAAAAATGTGTTTGTTAAAATCAGGTTTGGGGCAATCCGCTCCAAACATGCCTCGTGACCGTCCTAAgttaatgtatatattttaaaaatacattaatcattcatttttttaaaaattataaaaaatatttgtggagtgtggggggtaaggaccggggttcaagtctctaggagggagtttcacatacatatacacttagattaggttagagtagaaattctatattgtataaaaaaatatatataaaaaaaaatgaaaaaacagttaaaaaaattaatcacttttacatttttcaataaaaattttcttaccaTGTTTATTAATGAATGAGTCAGTAAAACTTATTTACtctaagagaaatgatatatctacaatattttcacaatatttttacaacaaatcctaagtgacaagttattattagttattattgttaaggcaaaaaaataatcttagtgttaggttcaaatttgaactaataacaactaaccacctatgatttgttgtgaaaatattataaaaatattataaacgtAACGTCACTCTTGTTCTAAATGGTTCAAGCCGGTGCCTCTCACGTAGTTGTGCCTGATATAGCAGGCCTTCGTTGGCCACTGACCCAACTTTACCAAATCTCacttgagaggaaaaaaaaaaaaaaaaaacccttcgaATCAAACATCAAAACTGTTTGTAAGTATGTTCCCCACCTCCTCCAACCCAAACATTCGTTCTGAGAAATGGTTGTGTATTTTTCAGCTCCTTTGGTCCAAACCCTCACACTCACACACCTCCCCTACTTGACTCTCAATTCAGGTACCTTCCATTGCTCAACATTTAGTTTTTTCTGAACTCTATCAAGCTGCATGTTGATTGAGTAAATCCCATCTACCTATACTataattttcaagtttctcAACTTTCCCACTTCCTATCTCTCTTTTTAATGATAGTTTCGAGTACTTTTGGTTAAACTGAATAGTATTGGCAGATACGTGGAACCTTTTCAGATCAAATTCTTGGGTCAAGCGTCGTTCAGGGAATGCTAACAGTAATTGTAAGGAAACCCAATTAGGCCAAAGTTGTAGTTTTGCAATGTGTGCTTCTCATTCCTCTTCTGGGTCGTACCAAAATTCAAAGAGGGTATGGATTTGGACACAAAGCAAAGAGGTCATGACGGCTTCTGTGGAGAGAGGATGGAATACTTTCGTTTTCTCGTCCAAGCATCGACAACTTGCCAATGAGTGGTCTTGTAAGCTCCTTAGGATCCTCCTCTTGTTCTTCTTTGTATCTCTAGATTACAATCGGCTTATAGTTTTTTCGTGTGTAGTTTTGTGCTCTATGCTTCTTGGATAGACACCAGCAAGAGAAAAGATGGGTATTTTGTGACTTATTGTTGGAATAAtggtggttaaatgattaattcACACACACTTTAGGCTTTTAGGAAAACTGGTAGAAAAGATGGGTGTTTTGTGACTCACTGTTAAAATAAtgatagttaaatgattaaattcacacaCTTTAAGCCTTTAGGACAATTGGTAGTTTATGATGGTATTAGAGTAGCAGTTGAACCCTCTATCCACTCTACTttccatttaaaaatttaaaaatctcatGTTGGGTCCCACCTATTAAGAGAGAGATAGGGCATGTGAGGGAgagttttaaaataatagtgGTTAAAAGATTAAATTCACCACGTTTTGAATAGCTTAAAATTTTAGGATGTGGTAATTTATCACCAATGTGTGGATGTTGGtgattttcattatatttttttcaaagcaTGAGTCTTTTTGCTTGTTGGTGTTGTGAATTATGGAATCTTAGATTGTAAATTTGGTTGTGAGGTTTACAGCAATTGCGTTGATATGTCCTCTTTATGTTGAAGAGGGAGGGATTTTTGATAATGAGAATAGAAGGGTTGCCACAATTTTTGAGATTTCAAATCCGCAAGAATTACTGCAGCTAAAACCAGCAAAAGGAGAGGGGGAGAATGTTGTTATCAATTTACTAGATTGGCAGGTATGCCTGTTGCTGACCACTGAAGATAATTTATATCATAtcaaatttgtttcttttatgttCTTATATTGGCAGTCAAGTACTGCATGTCAACTATCTCAGTTGTATGATTTGAGCTAGAATGAAATGAAGTTTACCATTGTCTTAAAATATCAATGGCTGGTGATAACTCCTTCTTGTTAGTACTGGTAATAAGAACATTGAAATCTTGTTATGGCTGAAAAGTCTTGGCCACTTGCTTACTGACTTGAATGCTACCCTGGATTGATGAGAGAGTACGATAATCATCTGGAATTCATTAATAGATGATACTttgttgaatttcatttttCGTAGCTAAGTGTGAGTTGAATTAATTGAATTAACTGAAAGTTTACTTTATGTCAATGATTTTAGTGAAAACTTTTGGGATTTGCCTTACATGCATTAGGACACTAGATGGCTTTAGTGTTTTCTTCCATTGCTTCTAACTTCCTGTTCATCAATCTGCACAATTCATATACAAAGGCATCATGGAAAGGGGGTGGCTTTAAATCGCCCTTTCAATATTACAGTCATGACAGCACATGTGCGTTATATGATAACAGTCATAAATTGTTTTGAGCAGCAATCGCTTACATAATCTTTGTAGCACTTTCTGTCACAATTATTCAATGAACCTATCTTGATTCCTGCTCCTTTAAAATGCAATGCTACTTGTCACTTGGTCCTATTTACTTTTTCTTAGGCGATTCCAGCAGAGAATATTGTTGCAGCATTTCAAGACAGTAAAACAATAGTGTTTGCCATATCAAAAACTCCCTCTGAAGCTCAAATGTTCCTTGAGGTACAATTAAGATTCTTTAACATTAGGGCTACAATGAACTTCACATTTTTGAAGGACTTCTTAGATAAtctaatttgttaatttttctttttagatgcATCCTAAGATCCTTTTCATATTTATTCTTCTTGTTTGTAGGCCCTAGAGCAAGGCCTAGGTGGTGTTATTTTAGAAGTTGAGGATGTGGAAGCTGTTCTTGAGCTAAAGGTAATACATTTTTGGTTGGGACTTGTGGAGTAGTGAAGCATTGCTTCTTATCATATAAAAATTATCAGGACTATTTTGACAGAAGAGATGAAGTGAGCAATCTTTTGAGCCTGACCAAAGCGACTGTAACTCGAGTTCAAGTAGCTGGAATGGGGGATCGAGTTTGTGTAGATCTCTGTAGCCTTATGAGACCTGGTGAAGGGCTTCTGGTATGCTTCCACGTTCTCATCTGTAATTCTAcaattatgatttattattgtgCCAATTGAATGGGATGCATTCATTCTTATGGTCCACTTATTTCTCAGGTTGGATCCTTTGCTAGAGGATTATTCCTTGTGCACTCAGAATGTTTGGAGTCAAATTACATTGCCAGCAGACCTTTTCGTGTCAATGCAGTAAGTTTTGGCTTTGGATTTTTTAGAGTTGATATTATGATGAAGGTCTTCTTGTAAATCTTGGCAAGCACTCTAATCCCAAAGGTTTGCTACATCAGTTGCCAGTTTGATAGTGAAGCAAATGGTGTCCCAGTTCAGCACAtccaatttacaattttttttttgcttattaaTCTTAAGCATTGTCTCAAAAACCTTAAAGCAGCTCTTTGGAATCATTCAAAGGCAAAGTTGTTCCATTTCCTATGTCATTGTTAATTGTAATGTTTTTCATACAATTCTTTACAAGTCAGTTGTTTTCTTAGATGTACATTGCATACTATTCAATTCAAATACTGTGGAAGtctagataaaaataaatatatatatatatatatatatttttttttttccattctttgcaAAATCCAACTACCGTATATTCCCCACCAATTCTGTATATAATTTGGAATTGTGAAATGACTCTGTCAACTCAGCATGTGACATCTACAAAGCTTGTGTTTTGAAGGCTGGCATGGGTGTTGAATCTTGttccctattttttttctttatgttggtGTATAAGGCATGCAACCATGAACAACCAGCTCTTTTCCAGGAATAAAAGAAGTTTGTTACTGCCATTTgggaaattagaaaaaaaaaatatttaggcaACAAATTCATGTTCCAGTCTTCCAGTCACCAAAGTACTGGAAGGTTGTCAGAGCCATTTTTTTGGATCTACTGTTCTTGTATTCTTATGCAGCTGTATTTACCAAgtatattgaaattttacagGGACCAGTACATGCCTATGTTTCTGTTCCAGGAGGAAAGACTTCCTATCTTTCTGAGTTGAAGGCAGGAAAAGAGGTGATAGTGGTTGATCAAAAAGGTCAACAGCGAACTGCAATAGTTGGGCGTGTGAAGATAGAGACCAGACCACTGATTCTTGTGGAGGCAAAGGTTGGTTTTAAATTCTGTAAGGAAGAAAGAAATTGGTCTTCTGATAATATTTCTAATCCAATGACTGTTCATTTTGGTTGGTGCTATTTCACATGCGGTAGAACTTTAGTAAAATTGTTCCCAACTGCCTATGATAGCATTAATTGTTCGACAATTATTACCAAGTACATTTGCAAAATGCATTGAGACCCCTAATACAGCTTACTACCAATTTTAATTAACGATTCAATATTAAGCCCGGgtagttaattaatttaagcACAACATTAATCATGGATAAACAAGTAGAAGATAAACATCAGATGATTTTTGAATGTCAGATGATTTTTGCATATAAAGGTGTTTTGTTGCCATCTTccatgtggctaataaaattgaaaagatgcaAAGGGATTTCCTGTGGGGAGATAGCAAGATTCATTTGGTAGGATGGGAcaaagtttgtgcgcctatagccaatggtggcttagggataaggaaactcactacctttaataaagctttattggggaaatggttgtggcggtttggtAAGGAAGAGGGTCGTTTATGGAGGCGGGTAGTagcttcaaaatatggggaagattggggggatggacctcaaagctggttaggggagctcatgggtgtggtttgtggagaagcatccgcatgggttgggaggatttcagcaaaaattgtcagtttgtggttgggttggggaatagggtgaggttttggcaggatgggtggtatggggatcaaccttttcaattggcttttcctaggctgtatggcattgccattgataaggcggcttctgttgaagcttctttgcataggtagggggcggaggatagaagattttggaatgttcggtttagtagattttttaatgattgggagatggatgaagggctgcggtttcttcgtatgttgggtgctataatccctcctatggatgttggagaccggatgagttggaaattgaagcctaatggggcttttgacatccggtcgtactataacaaattaagaaattctccttcaactatctttccttggaaagctatttggaaagtaaaggcccctaggcgagtttctttttttgtttggtgtgtagcttggaataagatcctaacgggagacaatctgagattgaggagattggtttttgtggattagtgcattatgtgccgtcattgtggagagacggtagatcactttcttcttcattgtgaggtggcctatcggttatggagctttgtttttataacttttggcttggcttgggttatgcctagttcgattccagacttgctttttggatggtggaattggctggggaagcattcgtctcagatctggaatttagtcccgttgtgcatcttttggtgtatttggaaggagcggaaccggaggacttttgaggacttGGATAACTCTagtgatcagttgcttgcttctttttgtggaactctatttgattggtctcgggcgtggggactcacgtctagtgattccctcccctcttttctttgttcccttctcctattgtaatttctttgttgtttggttttctctcttgtttctctttgttttctttttcttgtatttctgggttgctatgtgtttttcaggcatagagtaaccttcgtatatatatcattcttacttatcaaaaaaaaaaaaaattacaacctTAATCATGGTATAGGCTTTTCAATGTTT
This genomic stretch from Castanea sativa cultivar Marrone di Chiusa Pesio chromosome 1, ASM4071231v1 harbors:
- the LOC142622618 gene encoding uncharacterized protein LOC142622618 isoform X2; this translates as MVVYFSAPLVQTLTLTHLPYLTLNSDTWNLFRSNSWVKRRSGNANSNCKETQLGQSCSFAMCASHSSSGSYQNSKRVWIWTQSKEVMTASVERGWNTFVFSSKHRQLANEWSSIALICPLYVEEGGIFDNENRRVATIFEISNPQELLQLKPAKGEGENVVINLLDWQAIPAENIVAAFQDSKTIVFAISKTPSEAQMFLEALEQGLGGVILEVEDVEAVLELKDYFDRRDEVSNLLSLTKATVTRVQVAGMGDRVCVDLCSLMRPGEGLLVGSFARGLFLVHSECLESNYIASRPFRVNAGPVHAYVSVPGGKTSYLSELKAGKEVIVVDQKGQQRTAIVGRVKIETRPLILVEAKTCTVNNNL
- the LOC142622618 gene encoding uncharacterized protein LOC142622618 isoform X1, which translates into the protein MVVYFSAPLVQTLTLTHLPYLTLNSDTWNLFRSNSWVKRRSGNANSNCKETQLGQSCSFAMCASHSSSGSYQNSKRVWIWTQSKEVMTASVERGWNTFVFSSKHRQLANEWSSIALICPLYVEEGGIFDNENRRVATIFEISNPQELLQLKPAKGEGENVVINLLDWQAIPAENIVAAFQDSKTIVFAISKTPSEAQMFLEALEQGLGGVILEVEDVEAVLELKDYFDRRDEVSNLLSLTKATVTRVQVAGMGDRVCVDLCSLMRPGEGLLVGSFARGLFLVHSECLESNYIASRPFRVNAGPVHAYVSVPGGKTSYLSELKAGKEVIVVDQKGQQRTAIVGRVKIETRPLILVEAKRDLDAQTIYSILLQNAETVALVCPCQETGHQKTAIPVTSLKVGDEVMLRVQGGARHTGIEIQEFIVEN